A portion of the Acanthopagrus latus isolate v.2019 chromosome 21, fAcaLat1.1, whole genome shotgun sequence genome contains these proteins:
- the LOC119010627 gene encoding E3 SUMO-protein ligase ZBED1-like, which produces MSGAGDTSALAPTGDEEPLVPREAAKSTVWSFFGFRASDIDQKDVICKECHRVVSAPKGNTTNLFNHLKTHHKQKYDECMKAKANAGPPNPRQCPAPTQTTITATLHRATPYPSTSQRHAEITDAITFYLAKDMCPISTVSNKGFKSMVKILDKKYVIPSRNYFSKVALPALYEKCREEIEREITTVEYFATTTDLWSSRTMEPYMSLTIHYIDDDFTMKSRCLQTSFFPQDHTGEAIAQGLREALASWSLREEKQVCITTDNGSNVIKAASLNKWMRLQCFGHRLHLAIENAMKDPRIDRAVGICKKLVSSFSYSWRRKKELARAQKELKLPEHGLKTECPTRWGSRQAMIERVLEQHKAISQVLSSDRKSRHLLPSWQDTEILEAIYKSLHPLTEFTDALSSEKYVSVSFVKPVLHLFTSSILKVNDDDPELTNTIKTKILTYLEEKYKDPETQDLLNLASALDPRFKLRYTSEDRVAPIQARLMSEMAASLSMEQGPSDGGTADMAEDDAPSTSKKKKTLGSFFKITERARPTHPPQQALATELQSYLQCADLDSEENPLDWWREHQRVYPRLSKLAKKYLGIPATSAPSERVFSTGGNIVTCLRSSLKPESVDRLVFLAKNL; this is translated from the exons ATGTCGGGGGCAGGAGACACAAGTGCGCTAGCACCGACTGGAGACGAGGAGCCGCTGGTGCCTCGTGAAGCAGCAAAATCTACTGTGTGGAGTTTTTTTGGATTCAGGGCAAGTGATATTGACCAAAAGGACGTGATATGTAAAGAGTGCCACAGAGTTGTTTCCGCGCCAAAAGGCAACACAACCAATTTATTTAAccacttgaaaacacaccacaaacaaaaatatgatgaatGCATGAAGGCCAAAGCTAACGCTGGTCCACCAAATCCCCGTCAGTGTCCAGCGCCAACCCAGACAACCATTACAGCAACTCTGCACCGGGCGACACCGTATCCATCCACCTCTCAAAGACACGCTGAAATAACGGATGCAATAACGTTTTATTTGGCCAAAGACATGTGTCCAATAAGTACTGTAAGTAACAAAGGCTTCAAAAGCATGGTCAAAATACTGGACAAGAAATACGTGATCCCCTCGCGCAATTATTTCTCCAAAGTGGCATTGCCTGCACTATATGAAAAATGTCGGGAGGAAATAGAGAGGGAAATAACAACAGTCGAGTATTTCGCAACTACGACTGACCTATGGTCCAGCAGAACAATGGAGCCGTACATGTCCCTGACAATTCACTatattgatgatgattttacaATGAAGAGTCGGTGCTTGCAGACGTCATTCTTCCCACAAGATCACACAGGAGAAGCTATAGCCCAGGGACTGCGGGAAGCACTGGCCTCTTGGAGCCTGCGAGAGGAGAAACAAGTCTGCATCACCACAGACAATGGATCTAACGTCATCAAGGCAGCTTCTCTAAATAAATGGATGAGGCTCCAGTGCTTTGGCCATAGGCTCCATCTAGCAATTG AGAATGCAATGAAAGATCCTCGCATTGACCGTGCAGTAGGGATCTGCAAAAAACTTGTGAGCAGTTTCTCCTACAGCTGGAGGCGTAAAAAGGAGCTAGCACGGGCTCAGAAGGAGCTGAAGCTTCCAGAACATGGGCTGAAGACAGAATGCCCCACAAGGTGGGGGTCAAGACAGGCAATGATTGAAAGAGTCCTGGAGCAGCATAAGGCCATCTCTCAAGTTTTGTCTTCTGACAGAAAGTCCAGACATCTCCTCCCATCATGGCAGGACACTGAGATCCTCGAAGCCATCTACAAATCCCTCCACCCTTTGACTGAGTTTACTGATGCACTGTCCAGTGAGAAGtatgtcagtgtttcttttgtgaagccagtcctccacctcttcacttcctccatcCTCAAAGTGAACGATGATGATCCAGAGCTCACAAACACCATCAAGACAAAAATCCTAACTTACCTGGAGGAAAAATACAAGGATCCCGAGACACAAGACCTGCTCAACCTGGCTTCTGCTTTGGATCCCCGTTTCAAGCTGCGATACACAAGTGAGGACAGGGTTGCACCGATCCAAGCCAGACTTATGTCTGAGATGGCTGCATCTCTGAGCATG GAGCAGGGCCCAAGTGATGGTGGGACTGCAGACATGGCAGAGGATGATGCACCCAGCACatccaagaagaagaagaccttGGGGAGCTTCTTCAAGATCACTGAGAGAGCCAGACCAACCCATCCTCCTCAACAAGCTCTAGCCACTGAGCTTCAGTCGTACCTGCAGTGTGCTGACCTGGACAGTGAGGAGAACCCACTGGACTGGTGGAGGGAACATCAGCGAGTGTACCCACGGCTGTCAAAGCTGGCCAAAAAATATTTGGGTATACCCGCAACAAGTGCCCCTTCTGAGAGGGTTTTCAGCACCGGGGGGAACATCGTGACTTGCCTTCGGTCTTCGTTAAAGCCTGAGAGTGTTGACAGGCTGGTGTTCCTGGCTAAAAATCTGTAG
- the pak1ip1 gene encoding p21-activated protein kinase-interacting protein 1-like produces MAAVLELVVGSYEQVTMGYRVNTDEKEWTAKANFTHHAHMASISAVAASEKFVVTGSKDETIQVYDMKKRIEHGALLHHDGTITCLEFYDSTHLLSGGEDGLLCVWTTKKWECLKTIKAHKGSVSSLSVHPSGKLVLTVGTDKTLRTWNLINGRSAFIKNIKQNAHIVKWSPDGDKYVVVVNDKVDVYNLETASVTGTITNPKRISSVKFLNNSVLAVAGDDEIVRMCDVGTQKWVCEFKAHETRVKAIDSFMMKDYCVLVTASNDGFIKMWKLHLKEELESPTLLGEVNTSARLTCLAVWKPSSVPSSTSTEEPAAAKATTSQELASDLLRTKRVRIATEEVILEDESKPKKKKDGGKSNKK; encoded by the exons ATGGCAGCTGTGCTGGAGCTGGTTGTTGGGAGCTACGAGCAGGTCACCATGGGGTACCGAGTAAACACTGATGAGAAG GAGTGGACAGCCAAGGCAAACTTCACACATCACGCTCATATGGCTTCTATATCAGCTGTTGCAGCCAGTGAGAAGTTTGTGGTCACAGGGAGTAAAGATGAGACCATCCAGGTGTACGACATGAAGAAGAGAATTGAACATGGAGCTTTGTTGCATCATGACG GCACCATCACCTGCCTGGAGTTTTATGATTCTACTCACTTACTAAGCGGAGGAGAGGATGGACTCTTATGTGTGTGGACCACGAAGAAATGGGAGTGTCTGAAAACCATCAAAGCTCACAA AGGCTCTGTCTCGTCGCTGTCCGTCCATCCGTCGGGGAAACTTGTGCTCACAGTTGGGACGGATAAGACTCTCAG AACGTGGAATCTCATTAATGGAAGATCAGCCTtcatcaaaaacataaaacaga ATGCACACATTGTCAAATGGTCTCCAGACGGGGATAAGTATGTGGTTGTGGTGAATGACAAAGTTGACGTGTACAACCTGGAGACGGCCTCTGTGACAGGAACGATAACAAACCCCAAGAGGATCTCATCCGTTAAATTCTTAAAT AACTCCGTCCTCGCTGTCGCAGGAGATGATGAAATTGTGAGGATGTGTGACGTTGGAACACAGAAATGGGTGTGTGAGTTTAAGGCTCATGAAACCAG AGTGAAAGCCATTGACAGTTTCATGATGAAGGATTACTGCGTATTGGTGACGGCCTCAAACGACGGATTCATCAAAATGTGGAAACTCCATCTCAAAGAG GAGCTGGAGTCTCCCACTCTCCTCGGGGAAGTGAACACATCAGCCAGATTGACGTGCCTCGCTGTGTGGAAACCGTCTTCAGTGCCTTCCTCCACCTCTACTGAGGAACCAGCAGCTGCTAAGGCAACAACATCTCAAG AACTTGCCAGTGACCTTTTAAGGACAAAAAGAGTCC
- the LOC119011890 gene encoding poly(U)-specific endoribonuclease-C-like isoform X2: MARGQQASQELTEVFNQLWRLDSNRLRPGTDYIISLQGRAGYVAQGSNYARDRARAPLFTYVNEDKLKSIDTYAHFINLLDNYEASTGVSETVTTEELQENRLFIDSIMETDVMKCAHKYLVRKGQSPSDTAQFKRQLYDIWFRLYHRDRNGGEDSCGFEHVFVGETKYGQEVMGLHNWVQFYLQEKHDHVDYKGYKARANKDTPDEDDHVLNLQFSWKGLVKPVGGSFIGVSPEFEVALFTIIFLMETDKMTSVVVKVDEYVLELVVYRHGRSIGTSYPKLLSSNNRDL; this comes from the exons ATGGCAAGAGG TCAGCAGGCAAGCCAGGAGCTCACCGAGGTGTTTAACCAACTCTGGCGTCTGGATAGCAACCGTCTCAGGCCGGGGACTGATTACATCATTTCCCTTCAG ggGAGGGCAGGATATGTGGCCCAGGGCAGTAACTATGCCAGAGACAGAGCCCGGGCTCCGCTCTTCACATACGTCAACGAAGACAAACTCAAGAGCATCGACACGTACGCGC aTTTCATCAACTTGCTGGACAACTATGAGGCGTCCACAGGTGTATCGGAGACAGTGACGACAGAGGAGCTTCAAGAGAACAGGCTCTTTATCGACTCCATCATGGAGACTGATGTCATGAAG TGTGCTCACAAGTATCTGGTCAGGAAGGGGCAGTCGCCGTCAGACACAGCACAGTTCAAGAGACAGCTTTATGACATCTGGTTCCGCTTGTATCACAGAGACAGGAACGGAGG TGAGGATTCCTGTGGGTTTGAACACGTGTTTGTGGGAGAAACCAAGTATGGCCAGGAGGTCATGGGTCTTCACAACTGGGTCCAGTTCTacctgcaggaaaaacacgACCATGTGGACTACAAAGGCTACAAAGCAAGAGCCAACAAAGATACA CCAGATGAAGATGACCACGTCCTGAACCTGCAGTTCAGCTGGAAAGGCTTGGTGAAGCCAGTCGGCGGCTCCTTTATTGGCGTCAGTCCAGAGTTTGAGGTGGCTCTCttcaccatcatcttcctcaTGGAGACTGACAAGATGACGTCTGTGGTGGTGAAGGTGGACGAGTACGTGCTGGAGCTGGTTGTCTATCGGCACGGCCGATCCATCGGCACATCCTACCCCAAACTgctcagcagcaacaacagggATTTGTAA
- the LOC119011890 gene encoding poly(U)-specific endoribonuclease-C-like isoform X1: protein MCTAVSGLIQQASQELTEVFNQLWRLDSNRLRPGTDYIISLQGRAGYVAQGSNYARDRARAPLFTYVNEDKLKSIDTYAHFINLLDNYEASTGVSETVTTEELQENRLFIDSIMETDVMKCAHKYLVRKGQSPSDTAQFKRQLYDIWFRLYHRDRNGGEDSCGFEHVFVGETKYGQEVMGLHNWVQFYLQEKHDHVDYKGYKARANKDTPDEDDHVLNLQFSWKGLVKPVGGSFIGVSPEFEVALFTIIFLMETDKMTSVVVKVDEYVLELVVYRHGRSIGTSYPKLLSSNNRDL from the exons ATGTGCACAGCCGTGTCCGGGCTAAT TCAGCAGGCAAGCCAGGAGCTCACCGAGGTGTTTAACCAACTCTGGCGTCTGGATAGCAACCGTCTCAGGCCGGGGACTGATTACATCATTTCCCTTCAG ggGAGGGCAGGATATGTGGCCCAGGGCAGTAACTATGCCAGAGACAGAGCCCGGGCTCCGCTCTTCACATACGTCAACGAAGACAAACTCAAGAGCATCGACACGTACGCGC aTTTCATCAACTTGCTGGACAACTATGAGGCGTCCACAGGTGTATCGGAGACAGTGACGACAGAGGAGCTTCAAGAGAACAGGCTCTTTATCGACTCCATCATGGAGACTGATGTCATGAAG TGTGCTCACAAGTATCTGGTCAGGAAGGGGCAGTCGCCGTCAGACACAGCACAGTTCAAGAGACAGCTTTATGACATCTGGTTCCGCTTGTATCACAGAGACAGGAACGGAGG TGAGGATTCCTGTGGGTTTGAACACGTGTTTGTGGGAGAAACCAAGTATGGCCAGGAGGTCATGGGTCTTCACAACTGGGTCCAGTTCTacctgcaggaaaaacacgACCATGTGGACTACAAAGGCTACAAAGCAAGAGCCAACAAAGATACA CCAGATGAAGATGACCACGTCCTGAACCTGCAGTTCAGCTGGAAAGGCTTGGTGAAGCCAGTCGGCGGCTCCTTTATTGGCGTCAGTCCAGAGTTTGAGGTGGCTCTCttcaccatcatcttcctcaTGGAGACTGACAAGATGACGTCTGTGGTGGTGAAGGTGGACGAGTACGTGCTGGAGCTGGTTGTCTATCGGCACGGCCGATCCATCGGCACATCCTACCCCAAACTgctcagcagcaacaacagggATTTGTAA